A window of Roseovarius sp. THAF27 contains these coding sequences:
- the ccoN gene encoding cytochrome-c oxidase, cbb3-type subunit I — protein sequence MGNYVKLILLGLIAFFALFAANQARDIAYLVNALTIALVAAGMFIWVLRNTDEDRPVVDLSGEYMDGVVRAGVIATALWGVVGFLVGTFIAFQLAFPSLNFEWAQGYMNFGRLRPLHTSAVIFAFGGNALIATSFYVVQRTCAARLWGGNLAWFVFWGFQLVIVLAATGYLLGATQSKEYAEPEWYVDWWLTIVWVSYLAVFVGTLVKRKEPHIYVANWFYLSFIITVAMLHVVNNLSIPVSIFGSKSVQVFSGVQDAMTQWWYGHNAVGFFLTAGFLAMMYYFVPKQAGRPVFSYKLSIIHFWALIFLYIWAGPHHLHYTALPDWASTLGMVFSIILWMPSWGGMINGLMTLSGAWDKLRTDPVIRMMVISLGFYGMSTFEGPMMSIRAVNSLSHYTDWTIGHVHSGALGWNGMITFGCLYFLVPKLWNRERLYSLSLVSWHFWLATIGIILYAASMWVTGIMEGLMWREVDANGFLVNSFADTVSAKLPMYVVRGLGGVMFLSGALIMCYNLYMTVRRSPAVQTDNSAVPAE from the coding sequence ATGGGTAACTACGTAAAACTGATCCTGCTGGGGCTGATCGCGTTCTTCGCGCTGTTCGCCGCCAACCAGGCACGGGATATCGCGTACCTTGTGAATGCGCTGACCATCGCCCTGGTGGCGGCGGGCATGTTCATCTGGGTGCTGCGCAACACGGACGAGGACCGCCCCGTGGTCGATCTGTCCGGGGAATACATGGACGGGGTCGTGCGCGCCGGGGTGATCGCCACGGCGCTTTGGGGAGTCGTGGGCTTTCTGGTGGGGACGTTCATCGCGTTCCAACTGGCCTTTCCGAGCCTCAACTTCGAATGGGCGCAAGGCTACATGAACTTTGGCCGGCTGCGGCCCCTGCACACCAGCGCGGTGATCTTCGCCTTTGGCGGCAACGCCCTGATCGCGACGTCGTTTTACGTGGTGCAGCGCACCTGTGCGGCGCGCCTGTGGGGCGGGAACCTGGCGTGGTTCGTGTTCTGGGGATTCCAGCTGGTGATCGTGCTGGCCGCGACCGGCTACCTGCTGGGCGCGACGCAATCCAAGGAATATGCCGAGCCGGAATGGTACGTGGACTGGTGGCTGACCATCGTCTGGGTGTCCTACCTGGCCGTGTTCGTCGGCACGCTGGTGAAGCGGAAAGAGCCGCATATCTACGTGGCGAACTGGTTCTACCTGTCGTTCATCATCACGGTCGCGATGCTGCACGTGGTGAACAACCTGAGCATCCCGGTGAGCATCTTCGGTTCCAAGTCCGTGCAGGTCTTTTCGGGCGTGCAGGACGCGATGACGCAGTGGTGGTACGGGCATAACGCCGTGGGCTTCTTCCTGACCGCAGGGTTCCTGGCGATGATGTACTACTTCGTGCCGAAACAGGCCGGGCGGCCGGTGTTCAGCTATAAACTGTCGATCATCCACTTCTGGGCGCTGATCTTTCTTTATATCTGGGCCGGTCCGCACCACCTGCATTACACGGCGCTGCCCGACTGGGCCTCGACGCTGGGCATGGTGTTCTCGATCATCCTGTGGATGCCGTCCTGGGGCGGGATGATCAACGGTCTGATGACGCTGAGTGGCGCGTGGGACAAGCTGCGGACCGATCCGGTGATCCGAATGATGGTGATCAGCCTGGGCTTTTACGGGATGTCCACCTTCGAGGGGCCGATGATGTCGATCCGCGCGGTGAACAGCCTGTCGCATTACACCGACTGGACCATCGGGCACGTGCATTCCGGCGCGCTGGGCTGGAACGGGATGATCACGTTCGGCTGCCTTTACTTCCTGGTGCCGAAGCTGTGGAACCGCGAGCGGCTGTATTCCCTGAGCCTGGTGAGCTGGCACTTCTGGCTGGCGACGATCGGGATCATTCTTTACGCGGCGTCGATGTGGGTGACGGGTATCATGGAGGGCCTGATGTGGCGTGAAGTGGATGCCAACGGGTTCCTGGTGAACTCTTTCGCCGACACGGTGAGCGCGAAGCTTCCGATGTACGTGGTGCGCGGTCTGGGCGGGGTCATGTTCCTCTCCGGTGCACTCATCATGTGCTACAACCTTTACATGACAGTCAGACGGAGCCCGGCGGTGCAAACCGACAACTCCGCTGTCCCGGCTGAATAA